From a region of the Corallococcus coralloides DSM 2259 genome:
- a CDS encoding response regulator, whose product MALGVHHLLLVEDDRTWREGVGRAAREAGFVVSSVADGAEALDWLRHRPRAQHPDLILLDLVLPRLDGWEVYGQLRTDARLRHLTVMLMSSASGTPDVPLNGVVGFLHKPSQPEALVRALAERLRELPGRPKEPPRVPYSLRLTDESLYTLHALPAPVRHAVRVHLLRAAELAASELPLASSWLMALHSELPSLLVTVEGVRVVLEVDDAGCALTASMVIVPSHMRCA is encoded by the coding sequence ATGGCCCTGGGCGTCCACCACCTGCTGCTCGTCGAGGACGATCGGACATGGCGAGAGGGTGTGGGCCGCGCGGCGCGAGAAGCGGGCTTCGTGGTGTCGTCCGTTGCGGACGGCGCGGAGGCATTGGACTGGCTGCGGCATCGCCCGCGCGCGCAGCACCCGGACCTCATCCTCCTGGACCTGGTGTTGCCCCGGTTGGATGGATGGGAGGTGTACGGCCAGCTGCGCACGGACGCGCGGCTGCGGCACCTGACGGTGATGCTGATGTCCTCGGCGAGCGGGACGCCGGACGTGCCGCTGAACGGGGTGGTGGGCTTCCTGCACAAGCCATCCCAGCCGGAGGCGCTGGTGCGGGCCCTGGCCGAGCGGCTGCGCGAGCTGCCCGGGCGTCCGAAGGAACCCCCGCGCGTGCCGTACTCGCTGCGGCTGACGGACGAGTCGCTCTACACACTGCACGCCCTGCCGGCCCCGGTCCGTCACGCGGTGCGCGTGCACCTGTTGCGCGCCGCGGAGCTGGCGGCCTCGGAGCTGCCCCTGGCGTCGTCGTGGCTGATGGCGCTGCACAGCGAGCTGCCCTCGCTGCTGGTGACGGTGGAGGGCGTGCGCGTGGTGCTGGAGGTGGACGACGCCGGCTGCGCGCTGACGGCGAGCATGGTCATCGTGCCCAGCCATATGCGCTGCGCCTGA
- a CDS encoding bpX6 domain-containing protein gives MSAASGAVRPCAQVHRGTVVAAAWWFHPGLLGEAEARRRVLAAWSPGATVWALAGGHLLKLAAPCKSAVESAPGLPLVLESGVLTSAPLSPKERERLAPPPGAVVLVHEGIARMYGPGALRQVDPGTWLDISEWRRVRVKGLGAPPPPMKTALEPLPPPTRATFGPKVPALAPEAERMLARMAGREVPVVREGFFERLRRVFSRKPGEAVLTVHREGFFARLRQAFRTETHGTPGNALAPSRAGWLDRLRSAFSSDTAHTSATDSGVRAGWLARLLAGMRGRNDATDSQGSLPAPGARPAEPEGPSALEQLKEWMLRNTLLGQLVGRRKGDYLRHLFELFEQGNLDEALRHAIPLGKDPDARAKLALGVPGPRENLHIQPQGRSGAAQSFGGGPAVFEALRERYRETFRRLEREGRIDEAAFVLAELLEATEEAVSFLERHGRFQLAAELAEGRDLPPGLVVRQWFLAKDVERAVAIARRSGVFADAVLRLEKTHPAEAQALRLLWAESLAEAGDWSRAVDVVWPVSSARHIARAWVERGIQAGGTGSAKLLARLALAFPDGFGAAREDIQALLSDETPTRAPERLAFATELLRADASDARSALLVPTVRSLMRDEVMEELPSNARLLQQLHALKDPALAALRTDLPTPRASQRSPWAETHDLPPVRVWMDRSHAGAHAVHDAVVLPGRRVLLALGEAGARLVGPDGRTLAGFDVPAFSLVLSAQGNRALALARRGDLWRVSRLDLVERRATRWCDLELDAWAPTYDGERWFTATRDTVTMVDTLAAEPRSLWRVPEVGGTVLEMAADAKHLSFLVLHLTPGQDFERLERWVYALESGPVLRGRADMKDLRETLDVLSLTPDGEAMGVLIAPTEDEEPGPWPYYVAPIVARRFHRPSRPDGERMGVVLTPSWSVTRFQKRELHTAVLRTVADHPRATVEFSGTPPQVVRLTEDWCAIHDLHGRVVWLDLHSGEVHRVPVV, from the coding sequence GTGAGCGCCGCGTCCGGAGCCGTACGTCCTTGCGCCCAGGTGCATCGGGGCACCGTGGTGGCAGCGGCCTGGTGGTTCCATCCAGGACTGCTGGGAGAGGCCGAGGCACGTCGCCGCGTGCTGGCGGCCTGGAGTCCCGGCGCCACGGTCTGGGCGCTGGCGGGAGGCCATCTGCTGAAGCTGGCGGCGCCGTGCAAGAGCGCGGTGGAATCCGCGCCCGGACTGCCGCTGGTGCTGGAGTCCGGAGTGCTCACCAGCGCGCCGCTGAGCCCGAAGGAGCGCGAGCGACTGGCGCCGCCGCCGGGAGCCGTCGTGCTGGTGCACGAGGGCATCGCGCGGATGTACGGGCCCGGAGCGCTGCGCCAGGTGGATCCGGGGACGTGGCTGGACATCTCGGAGTGGCGGCGCGTGCGGGTGAAGGGATTGGGCGCGCCGCCTCCGCCCATGAAGACCGCGCTGGAGCCGCTGCCTCCGCCCACGCGCGCGACGTTCGGACCGAAGGTGCCCGCGCTCGCGCCCGAAGCGGAGCGCATGCTGGCGCGCATGGCGGGGCGAGAGGTCCCGGTGGTGCGCGAGGGCTTCTTCGAGAGACTGCGGCGGGTCTTCTCGCGGAAGCCCGGCGAAGCCGTGCTGACCGTGCACCGTGAAGGCTTCTTCGCACGGTTGCGCCAGGCCTTCCGCACGGAGACGCACGGAACACCGGGCAACGCGTTGGCCCCGAGTCGCGCGGGATGGCTCGACCGTCTGCGGAGCGCCTTCTCTTCGGACACGGCTCACACCTCCGCCACGGACTCTGGCGTACGGGCCGGCTGGCTCGCGCGGCTCCTCGCGGGGATGCGCGGACGCAACGACGCCACGGATTCACAGGGCTCGCTCCCCGCGCCCGGCGCACGTCCCGCTGAACCCGAAGGCCCGAGCGCGCTCGAACAGCTCAAGGAGTGGATGCTTCGGAACACGCTCCTCGGGCAGCTCGTGGGACGGCGCAAGGGCGACTACCTGCGCCACCTCTTCGAGCTCTTCGAGCAGGGCAATCTCGACGAGGCCCTGCGCCACGCCATCCCCCTGGGCAAGGACCCGGACGCCCGCGCGAAGCTCGCGCTCGGAGTTCCCGGCCCGCGCGAGAATCTGCACATCCAACCCCAAGGCCGGAGCGGTGCCGCGCAGTCGTTCGGCGGAGGCCCCGCCGTGTTCGAAGCGCTGCGTGAGCGCTACCGCGAGACCTTCCGTCGCCTGGAGCGCGAAGGCCGCATCGACGAGGCCGCCTTCGTCCTCGCGGAGCTGCTGGAAGCGACCGAAGAGGCCGTGTCCTTCCTGGAGCGCCACGGCCGCTTCCAGCTCGCGGCGGAGCTCGCGGAAGGGCGCGACCTCCCGCCGGGCCTCGTGGTGCGCCAGTGGTTCCTCGCGAAGGACGTGGAGCGCGCGGTGGCCATCGCACGGCGCTCGGGCGTGTTCGCGGACGCCGTGCTGCGCCTGGAGAAGACCCATCCCGCCGAAGCGCAGGCCCTGCGCCTCTTGTGGGCGGAGTCGCTCGCGGAGGCCGGAGACTGGTCGCGCGCGGTGGACGTCGTGTGGCCCGTGTCGTCCGCGCGCCACATCGCACGCGCCTGGGTGGAGCGGGGCATCCAGGCCGGAGGCACGGGCAGCGCGAAGCTCCTGGCGCGCCTGGCGCTCGCGTTCCCGGACGGCTTCGGCGCGGCGCGCGAGGACATCCAGGCACTGCTGTCGGACGAAACCCCGACACGCGCTCCGGAGCGCCTGGCCTTCGCCACGGAGTTGCTGCGCGCGGACGCCTCCGATGCCCGGAGCGCGCTCCTCGTCCCCACCGTGCGCTCGCTGATGCGTGACGAGGTGATGGAAGAGCTCCCTTCCAACGCCAGGCTCCTCCAGCAACTGCACGCGCTCAAGGACCCGGCACTGGCCGCGCTGCGCACGGACCTGCCGACGCCGCGGGCCTCCCAACGGAGCCCCTGGGCTGAAACGCACGACCTGCCTCCCGTGCGCGTGTGGATGGACCGCAGCCACGCGGGCGCCCACGCCGTGCATGACGCCGTGGTGCTGCCGGGCCGGCGCGTGCTGCTCGCGCTGGGGGAAGCGGGCGCGCGGCTGGTGGGTCCGGATGGGCGCACGCTCGCGGGCTTCGACGTGCCGGCGTTCTCGCTGGTCCTGTCCGCGCAGGGAAACCGCGCGCTCGCGCTGGCGCGCCGGGGCGACCTGTGGCGCGTGTCGCGGCTGGACCTGGTGGAGCGCCGGGCCACGCGCTGGTGCGACCTGGAGCTGGACGCGTGGGCCCCCACCTACGACGGGGAGCGGTGGTTCACCGCCACGCGCGACACCGTGACCATGGTGGACACGCTCGCCGCCGAGCCGCGCTCGCTGTGGCGCGTGCCGGAGGTGGGAGGCACCGTGCTCGAGATGGCCGCGGACGCGAAGCACCTGTCCTTCCTCGTCCTGCACCTCACCCCGGGCCAGGACTTCGAACGTCTGGAGCGCTGGGTCTATGCGCTGGAGAGCGGCCCCGTCCTGCGCGGGCGCGCGGACATGAAGGACCTGCGGGAGACGCTGGACGTCCTCTCGCTCACGCCCGACGGCGAGGCGATGGGCGTGCTCATCGCGCCTACCGAAGACGAGGAGCCCGGACCCTGGCCCTACTACGTGGCGCCCATCGTCGCGCGGCGCTTCCACCGCCCGTCTCGGCCGGACGGGGAGCGCATGGGCGTGGTGCTCACTCCCTCTTGGAGCGTGACGCGCTTCCAGAAGCGCGAGCTGCACACGGCCGTCCTGCGCACCGTCGCCGACCATCCCCGGGCGACGGTGGAGTTCTCCGGCACCCCGCCCCAGGTCGTGCGCCTCACGGAGGACTGGTGCGCCATCCACGACCTGCACGGGCGCGTGGTGTGGCTGGACCTGCACTCCGGCGAGGTCCACCGCGTGCCGGTGGTGTGA
- a CDS encoding response regulator encodes MRSLILLVEDHVDSREMLEEFLTLEGFAVEVAGNGLHAWERLRKGPTPDVMLLDLMMPVMSGWELMERVQKEPRLKNLPVIVVSGAGATRPVPQGIRASIPKPLDLDDLMRALEPFRSSTQSQLAAAY; translated from the coding sequence ATGCGAAGCCTCATCCTCCTCGTGGAAGACCATGTCGACAGCCGTGAGATGCTGGAGGAGTTCCTCACGCTGGAAGGGTTCGCCGTGGAGGTCGCCGGCAACGGCCTGCACGCCTGGGAGCGCCTGAGGAAGGGCCCCACGCCGGACGTGATGCTGCTGGATTTGATGATGCCGGTGATGAGCGGCTGGGAGCTGATGGAGCGCGTGCAGAAGGAGCCGCGCCTGAAGAACCTGCCCGTCATCGTCGTGTCGGGAGCGGGCGCCACCCGCCCCGTGCCCCAGGGCATCCGGGCGTCCATCCCCAAGCCGCTGGACCTGGACGACCTGATGCGCGCGCTGGAGCCGTTCCGCTCCTCCACGCAGTCGCAGTTAGCCGCCGCCTACTGA
- a CDS encoding sensor histidine kinase: MSLPLADFLFQSRDVLQDAWLHEAPGSGDTFTHGLSAVAARMSNPDARVSDPLARELSLLVQGSNGHPTTTNFRRLRDTVLRLWRERGGGGPGDEEQVERFHDAVDSVEAAALEAHVQARMLASREAAEAAREQGAPDASGPQRWEDIFTHLGVGVAVMAAEDSAFVAANPALARMHGQPAEALKGLRLEDLVAPESRGALPRHMAAASSKPFHEYEALHLRRDGSRFPAFVHVTSLRDATGRRVGRAATVLDITQRRNAEAERQRLLATIEAERARLAAVLDQLPAGVLIAEAPSGRLLLGNRALESLLGQPFRPSASLADYESSHQMFTADNQPLADDAWPMARALRTGETRQAEPLQVRRPDGTTAHLLGSSAPVRDRDDHIVAGVVTLVDVTERRRAEEAAREAAQFGERLIAIVSHDLRNPLNAIQLSVTKLLHGDALQERDRKAVSRIARSSERMARMISELLDFTRSRLGGGIPIERVPGDVRAAVRQAVEELEAAWPERSLTLNVGPGRYDGAWDSGRLLQVVSNLGGNALQYSPPDSPVRFTLSDADAHVVLEVQNGGDPIPPDMLPRLFDPFRRGAGSNTHGGLGLGLYIVEQVVKGHGGRIEVRSRASEGTVFRVLLPREPAQPVTPQAQ, encoded by the coding sequence GTGTCCCTGCCCCTGGCCGACTTCCTCTTCCAGTCCCGTGACGTCCTGCAGGACGCGTGGCTCCACGAAGCCCCGGGGTCTGGCGACACCTTCACGCATGGGCTGTCCGCGGTGGCGGCCCGGATGTCGAACCCGGACGCGCGCGTCTCCGACCCACTGGCGCGGGAGCTGTCGCTGCTGGTGCAGGGCTCCAACGGGCACCCCACGACGACGAACTTCCGGCGCCTGCGCGACACGGTGCTGCGGCTGTGGCGCGAGCGGGGCGGCGGAGGCCCGGGCGACGAGGAACAGGTGGAGCGCTTCCACGACGCCGTGGACTCGGTGGAGGCCGCGGCGCTGGAGGCCCACGTCCAGGCGCGGATGCTCGCGTCGCGCGAGGCGGCGGAGGCAGCGCGTGAGCAGGGCGCTCCGGACGCGTCCGGGCCCCAGCGCTGGGAGGACATCTTCACGCACCTGGGCGTGGGCGTGGCGGTGATGGCCGCGGAGGACAGCGCGTTCGTGGCGGCGAACCCCGCGCTCGCGCGCATGCACGGACAGCCCGCGGAGGCGCTCAAGGGGCTGCGGCTGGAGGACCTGGTCGCGCCCGAGTCGCGCGGCGCGCTGCCCCGGCACATGGCCGCCGCCAGCTCCAAGCCGTTCCACGAATACGAAGCGCTGCACCTGCGCCGCGACGGCAGCCGCTTCCCCGCGTTCGTGCACGTGACGTCCTTGAGGGACGCCACGGGCCGCCGCGTGGGCCGCGCCGCCACGGTGCTGGACATCACCCAGCGCCGGAATGCGGAAGCGGAGCGGCAGCGCCTGCTGGCCACCATCGAGGCGGAGCGCGCGCGGCTGGCGGCGGTGTTGGATCAGCTCCCCGCGGGCGTGCTCATCGCGGAGGCGCCCAGCGGCCGGCTGCTGTTGGGCAACCGCGCGCTGGAGTCGCTGTTGGGCCAGCCGTTCCGGCCCTCGGCCAGCCTGGCGGACTACGAGTCGTCCCACCAGATGTTCACCGCGGACAACCAGCCGCTGGCGGACGACGCGTGGCCCATGGCCCGCGCGCTGCGCACCGGTGAGACGCGCCAGGCGGAGCCGCTCCAGGTGCGCCGGCCGGACGGCACCACCGCGCACCTGCTGGGCTCCAGCGCGCCCGTGCGCGACCGGGACGACCACATCGTCGCGGGCGTCGTCACGCTGGTGGACGTCACCGAGCGCCGCCGCGCGGAAGAGGCGGCGCGGGAGGCGGCGCAGTTCGGCGAGCGGCTCATCGCCATCGTCAGCCACGACCTGCGCAACCCCCTCAACGCCATCCAGCTGTCCGTCACCAAGCTCCTGCACGGCGACGCGCTCCAGGAGCGCGACCGCAAGGCGGTGTCCCGCATCGCGCGCTCCAGCGAGCGCATGGCGCGGATGATTTCGGAGCTGCTCGACTTCACCCGCAGCCGGCTGGGCGGCGGCATCCCCATTGAGCGGGTGCCTGGCGACGTGCGCGCGGCGGTGCGCCAGGCGGTGGAGGAGCTGGAGGCGGCGTGGCCGGAGCGCTCGCTGACGTTGAACGTGGGCCCGGGCCGCTACGACGGCGCCTGGGACTCGGGCCGGCTGCTCCAGGTGGTGAGCAACCTGGGCGGCAACGCGCTCCAGTACAGCCCGCCGGACTCACCCGTGCGCTTCACGCTGTCGGACGCGGACGCGCACGTGGTGCTGGAGGTGCAGAACGGCGGAGACCCCATCCCGCCGGACATGCTGCCGCGTCTGTTCGACCCCTTCCGGCGCGGCGCGGGCAGCAACACGCACGGCGGCCTGGGGCTGGGGCTCTACATCGTCGAACAGGTGGTGAAGGGCCACGGAGGCCGCATCGAGGTGCGCTCGCGCGCGTCGGAGGGCACCGTCTTCCGCGTGCTCCTGCCTCGCGAGCCGGCGCAGCCCGTGACGCCGCAGGCTCAGTAG